One stretch of Lemur catta isolate mLemCat1 chromosome 2, mLemCat1.pri, whole genome shotgun sequence DNA includes these proteins:
- the SBK1 gene encoding serine/threonine-protein kinase SBK1: protein MSVGCPEPEPPHSLPCCGPGTAPGPGAGVPLLTEDMQALTLRTLAASDVTKHYELVRELGKGTYGKVDLVAYKGTGTKMALKFVNKSKTKLKNFLREVSITNSLSSSPFIIKVFDVVFETEDCYVFAQEYAPAGDLFDIIPPQVGLPEDTVKRCVQQLGLALDFMHGRQLVHRDIKPENVLLFDRECRRVKLADFGMTRRVGCRVKRVSGTIPYTAPEVCQAGRADGFAVDTGVDVWAFGVLIFCVLTGNFPWEAASGADAFFEEFVRWQRGRLPGLPSQWRRFTEPALRMFQRLLALEPERRGPAKEVFRFLKHELTSELRRRPSHRARKPPGDRLPAAGPLRLEAPGPLKRTVLTESGSGSRPAPPAVGPVPVPVPVPVPVPEAGLAPPAPPGRTDGRPDKSKGQVVLATAIEICV from the exons ATGAGCGTGGGCTGCCCAGAGCCTGAGCcgccccactccctgccctgctgTGGGCCGGGGACCGCCCCTGGGCCTGGTGCTGGCGTGCCCCTTCTCACTGAAGACATGCAGGCGCTGACCCTCCGCACACTGGCAGCCAGCGACGTCACCAAGCACTATGAACTTGTCCGGGAACTGGGCAAAGGCACCTATGGGAAGGTCGATCTGGTGGCCTACAAGGGCACAG GCACCAAAATGGCATTGAAGTTTGTGAACAAGAGCAAAACCAAGCTGAAGAACTTCCTGCGGGAGGTGAGCATCACCAACAGCCTCTCCTCCAGCCCTTTCATCATCAAGGTCTTCGACGTGGTCTTTGAGACGGAGGACTGCTACGTCTTCGCGCAGGAGTACGCGCCCGCTGGGGACCTGTTTGACATCATCCCTCCGCAG GTTGGGCTCCCCGAGGACACGGTGAAGCGCTGCGTGCAGCAGTTGGGCCTGGCGCTGGACTTCATGCATGGGCGGCAGCTGGTGCACCGCGACATCAAGCCCGAGAACGTGCTGCTGTTCGACCGCGAGTGCCGCCGCGTGAAGCTGGCCGACTTCGGCATGACTCGCCGCGTGGGCTGCCGCGTGAAGCGCGTCAGCGGCACCATCCCCTACACGGCGCCCGAGGTGTGCCAGGCGGGCCGCGCCGACGGCTTCGCGGTGGACACGGGCGTGGACGTGTGGGCCTTCGGCGTGCTCATCTTCTGCGTGCTCACGGGCAACTTCCCGTGGGAGGCGGCGTCGGGGGCCGACGCCTTCTTCGAGGAGTTCGTGCGCTGGCAGCGGGGCCGCCTGCCGGGGCTGCCGTCGCAGTGGCGCCGCTTCACCGAGCCGGCGCTGCGCATGTTCCAGCGGCTCCTGGCCCTGGAACCCGAGCGCCGCGGCCCGGCCAAGGAGGTCTTCCGCTTCCTCAAGCACGAGCTCACGTCCGAGCTGCGGCGCCGGCCCTCGCACCGCGCGCGCAAGCCGCCCGGGGACCGCCTGCCCGCCGCTGGGCCGCTGCGGCTCGAGGCGCCCGGGCCGCTCAAGCGGACCGTGCTCACCGAGAGCGGCAGCGGCTCCCGGCCCGCGCCCCCGGCCGTCGGGCCGGTCCCGGTGCCCGTGCCCGTGCCCGTGCCGGTGCCCGAGGCCGGCCTGGCTCCCCCGGCACCCCCCGGCAGGACCGACGGCCGCCCGGACAAGAGCAAAGGGCAGGTGGTGCTGGCCACGGCCATCGAGATCTGCGTCTGA